A portion of the Tindallia magadiensis genome contains these proteins:
- a CDS encoding glutaredoxin family protein, producing the protein MSKKVIVYTSTTCPHCTTAKEYLSSKGVDFEEKNVQSDVAARKELMEKGIMAVPVIKVDEEMVVGVDTEKLDELLG; encoded by the coding sequence ATGTCTAAAAAAGTAATTGTGTATACTTCAACAACGTGCCCACACTGCACAACTGCGAAAGAATATCTTTCTTCAAAGGGTGTTGATTTCGAAGAAAAAAATGTTCAATCGGATGTAGCCGCTAGAAAAGAATTAATGGAAAAAGGAATTATGGCTGTACCGGTTATTAAAGTTGATGAAGAAATGGTAGTAGGGGTAGACACAGAAAAACTGGATGAATTACTAGGTTAA
- a CDS encoding ArsR/SmtB family transcription factor, producing the protein MEIKAECFKALGDDTRLKILMMLSDGEKCACDIQENFQLKQPTISHHMKILQQTGLVHVEKRGRWMFYGLNNELLQKLQQFIDTELINDNQLDYILADQDCDGTRNKQT; encoded by the coding sequence ATGGAGATAAAGGCGGAATGTTTTAAAGCACTTGGCGATGATACAAGACTTAAAATTTTAATGATGTTATCAGACGGAGAAAAATGTGCCTGTGACATACAGGAAAATTTCCAACTTAAGCAACCCACAATTTCTCATCATATGAAAATATTACAGCAAACAGGATTGGTTCATGTTGAGAAACGTGGAAGATGGATGTTTTACGGATTAAACAATGAATTGCTACAAAAACTACAACAATTTATTGATACAGAGCTGATCAATGACAATCAGCTTGACTATATTCTGGCAGATCAGGACTGTGATGGTACGAGAAATAAGCAGACATAA
- the phoU gene encoding phosphate signaling complex protein PhoU, whose amino-acid sequence MRTSYVERLKGLKVKVLKMGSMVQEIIEESLQALMEQDMEKAEKIYEMDDCIDKMELEIENECMELIALQQPMAKDLRIIGTILKAITDLERMGDHAVNIAKQTKLIGKEPFIKPLIDIPRMAYLSEKMVAKCLDSFLKEDLTLAKEVSYDDDDVDEIYERVYLELLEMMIEDQKIIKQAFHLLLIARFLERIADHATNISERVIYMVTAERIEIN is encoded by the coding sequence ATGAGAACAAGTTACGTAGAGCGACTCAAAGGATTAAAGGTGAAGGTGCTTAAAATGGGATCAATGGTTCAGGAAATTATAGAAGAATCATTACAAGCATTGATGGAGCAAGATATGGAAAAAGCAGAAAAAATCTATGAGATGGATGATTGTATTGATAAGATGGAACTGGAAATAGAAAATGAATGCATGGAACTAATCGCGCTTCAACAGCCTATGGCAAAAGATTTGAGAATTATTGGCACTATTTTAAAGGCCATTACTGATTTGGAGCGAATGGGAGATCATGCCGTTAATATAGCAAAACAAACAAAATTAATAGGAAAAGAACCTTTTATAAAACCCTTGATAGATATTCCAAGAATGGCTTATTTATCAGAAAAAATGGTTGCTAAATGTTTGGATTCTTTTTTGAAAGAAGATCTTACACTAGCAAAAGAAGTTTCTTATGATGATGATGATGTAGATGAAATATACGAACGAGTATATTTAGAATTGCTAGAAATGATGATTGAAGATCAAAAGATAATTAAACAAGCCTTTCATCTTTTACTAATTGCCAGATTCTTGGAAAGAATAGCTGATCATGCTACGAACATCAGTGAAAGAGTGATTTATATGGTTACGGCGGAAAGAATTGAGATAAACTAA
- the pstB gene encoding phosphate ABC transporter ATP-binding protein PstB codes for MSKISVKDLNLFYGDFHALKKIDMEIEENKVTALIGPSGCGKSTFIRALNRMNDLIDGVKINGELYLEDQNIYAPDVDVVSLRRRVGMVFQSPNPFRKSIYENVVYGPKRCGIKSKSKLDEIAEKSLREAALWDEVKDRLQKSALGLSGGQQQRLCIARALAMEPEILLMDEPTSALDPIATSRIEELIEQLKKDYTIVIVTHSMQQAARISDKTVFFLMGEVVETGDTQMIFTSPSDKRTEDYVTGRFG; via the coding sequence ATGTCAAAAATATCCGTTAAGGATTTGAATTTGTTTTATGGTGATTTTCATGCTCTTAAAAAAATAGACATGGAGATTGAAGAAAATAAAGTAACGGCGCTTATTGGCCCTTCTGGTTGCGGGAAATCAACTTTTATTCGAGCACTGAATCGTATGAACGATTTAATTGACGGGGTAAAGATTAATGGAGAATTATACTTGGAAGACCAAAATATTTATGCTCCAGATGTGGACGTTGTATCTTTGAGAAGGAGAGTGGGGATGGTATTTCAAAGTCCAAACCCTTTTCGAAAATCAATTTATGAGAATGTGGTGTATGGACCGAAAAGATGTGGTATAAAGTCGAAATCAAAACTAGATGAAATAGCAGAGAAGAGCTTAAGAGAAGCGGCTTTATGGGATGAAGTGAAAGATAGGCTTCAAAAATCAGCACTTGGACTTTCAGGAGGGCAACAACAACGGTTATGTATTGCCAGGGCATTGGCGATGGAGCCAGAAATTTTGCTAATGGACGAACCTACCTCTGCCTTAGATCCGATTGCTACCTCTCGAATTGAAGAACTTATTGAACAGTTAAAAAAAGATTATACCATTGTCATTGTAACCCATTCCATGCAACAGGCGGCACGTATATCGGATAAAACCGTATTTTTTCTTATGGGTGAAGTAGTTGAAACAGGAGATACACAGATGATCTTTACATCACCGTCAGATAAACGTACAGAAGATTACGTTACCGGAAGATTTGGGTAG
- the pstA gene encoding phosphate ABC transporter permease PstA: MVSKQIKEKVAFGILTLLTASVIIPTVLMIGFIFVKGIGAISWEFLTAMPRQGMTEGGIFPAILGTTYLVFGTILFALPLGIGSAIYLTEYAKQGLLTRMIRLAVLNLAGVPSVVYGLFGLGLFVLFMGFGSSILAGALTLACLILPIVITTSEEALKSVHQKYRDASLALGATKWQTIRHVVLPHAAPGIITGAILGIGRAAGETAPILLTVAAFFLPRLPNSIFDQAMALPYHLYIISTQVPGMPESIKYGTALVLLGIVSIFFAIATAIRIRFKMANRA, encoded by the coding sequence ATGGTGAGTAAGCAAATAAAGGAAAAAGTTGCTTTTGGAATTCTGACCTTATTAACCGCTTCTGTGATCATACCAACGGTTTTAATGATTGGCTTTATATTCGTGAAGGGAATTGGTGCTATAAGTTGGGAATTTTTGACAGCTATGCCTCGGCAAGGTATGACAGAGGGAGGTATTTTTCCAGCCATCCTGGGAACTACTTATCTGGTATTTGGTACGATTTTATTTGCTTTACCATTAGGAATCGGTTCGGCCATCTATTTGACAGAGTATGCAAAACAAGGATTGTTGACTAGGATGATCCGTCTAGCGGTTCTAAATTTAGCTGGAGTTCCGTCCGTTGTATATGGGTTATTTGGACTGGGTTTGTTTGTATTGTTCATGGGCTTTGGAAGTTCGATTTTAGCAGGGGCATTAACGTTGGCGTGCTTAATTCTACCAATTGTAATTACTACTTCTGAAGAAGCTCTAAAAAGCGTTCATCAAAAGTATAGGGATGCCTCTTTGGCTTTGGGTGCCACCAAATGGCAAACCATTCGACATGTGGTACTTCCTCATGCAGCGCCAGGGATTATTACTGGAGCTATACTTGGAATAGGGAGAGCGGCAGGAGAAACAGCACCCATTCTGTTAACAGTAGCAGCTTTCTTTTTGCCTCGCCTTCCAAATTCCATCTTTGATCAGGCAATGGCCTTACCTTACCATTTGTATATTATATCTACTCAAGTGCCAGGAATGCCGGAAAGTATAAAATATGGTACAGCATTAGTGCTATTAGGGATCGTTTCCATTTTCTTTGCTATTGCAACAGCGATACGTATTCGATTTAAAATGGCCAATCGCGCATGA
- the pstC gene encoding phosphate ABC transporter permease subunit PstC, with translation MKSQMVSLDKNKKSFDWQEKIPKEKTVKKKEDYQEDDELKTRTLTHEKSLKANYKNRLSEYIIEKIIFVLGIVSVLILALIFLFLIRSGVSLFNTMTIGEFLTGTSWSPRSTPQRFGVIPLVLGTLWITAGAILISVPIGIGSAIFISEVAPPKTRTILKVMIEFLSAIPSVVLGFLGIVVLSNWVRLSFNLSSGFTLLTGSILVAFMSLPTIISVSDDAITALPKEYREASLALGASRFETIFHVLVPAASSGIIAGVMLGIGRAIGETMTVLMVTGNAARIPTSLLQSGRTMTATIASEMGDTVRQSAHYHSLFAVGIVLLIMTSVINLIADYVLQKARKGGE, from the coding sequence ATGAAATCACAAATGGTTAGTTTGGATAAAAATAAAAAGTCTTTCGATTGGCAGGAAAAAATACCGAAAGAAAAAACGGTAAAAAAGAAAGAGGATTATCAAGAAGATGATGAACTGAAAACAAGAACATTAACTCATGAAAAAAGCCTAAAAGCTAATTATAAGAACAGGTTAAGTGAGTATATTATAGAAAAAATAATTTTTGTCTTAGGGATTGTATCGGTACTAATTTTAGCATTAATATTTCTATTCTTAATTCGATCAGGTGTTTCCTTGTTTAATACCATGACGATAGGAGAATTTCTTACAGGAACATCCTGGTCGCCAAGAAGCACACCGCAACGTTTTGGCGTAATACCTCTGGTATTAGGAACATTATGGATTACAGCAGGAGCTATCCTTATATCCGTCCCCATAGGAATCGGTAGTGCCATTTTCATTTCGGAAGTGGCACCACCGAAAACCCGGACGATATTAAAGGTAATGATAGAGTTTTTATCAGCGATACCTTCAGTGGTGCTAGGATTCTTGGGTATCGTGGTGTTATCGAACTGGGTTCGACTGTCATTTAATCTTTCTTCAGGATTTACATTGCTTACGGGTTCAATCCTTGTTGCATTTATGTCGTTACCGACCATTATCAGTGTATCGGATGATGCGATAACAGCCTTACCAAAGGAGTATCGAGAGGCATCGCTGGCTTTAGGAGCAAGTAGGTTTGAAACTATTTTTCATGTGTTAGTGCCTGCTGCTTCTTCTGGAATCATAGCCGGTGTCATGTTGGGGATAGGTAGAGCCATTGGCGAAACCATGACGGTGCTAATGGTAACCGGAAATGCCGCACGCATTCCCACGTCGTTGCTTCAATCAGGTAGAACGATGACAGCGACTATTGCATCAGAAATGGGTGATACGGTACGTCAGAGCGCTCATTACCATTCATTGTTTGCTGTAGGGATTGTGTTGTTGATCATGACAAGTGTGATCAACTTAATTGCTGACTATGTATTACAAAAAGCTCGTAAAGGAGGCGAATAA
- a CDS encoding phosphate ABC transporter substrate-binding protein, whose protein sequence is MKKWTVVLVCVMMAVTVLSGCGGQDEPANETSTNGNTTETEEDQGNTVDYGEMIEVRGSDTMVNLGQGWAEAFMNKHPEAMISVTGGGSGTGVAALINGTVQMAQVSRSISEDEIQQGLDNGIEIFEIVGARDGIALVVNNDNPVDTLTMEEIKGIYTGEITNWSQLGGDDVEIGMYSRDTSSGTYVFFRDFVLMGEDFSEDANLMPSTQAIVEGVIQDTGGIGYVGMGYLSEETKTVTVVENDEEYVPGQAGYPVARPLHLYTAGEPTGAMKEYVDFILSDEGQEVVANIGFIPLN, encoded by the coding sequence ATGAAGAAATGGACTGTTGTTCTTGTGTGCGTTATGATGGCTGTTACAGTGTTGAGTGGTTGTGGAGGACAGGATGAGCCGGCAAACGAAACAAGTACAAATGGTAACACAACTGAAACAGAAGAAGATCAAGGAAATACGGTTGATTATGGTGAAATGATTGAAGTTCGAGGTTCTGATACGATGGTAAACTTAGGCCAAGGATGGGCAGAAGCTTTTATGAATAAACATCCAGAAGCAATGATTTCTGTAACTGGTGGAGGATCTGGTACAGGTGTTGCTGCACTGATTAATGGAACGGTTCAAATGGCACAGGTGTCAAGATCTATTTCAGAAGACGAAATACAACAAGGGCTAGACAATGGAATAGAAATATTTGAAATTGTTGGTGCCAGAGACGGTATTGCCTTAGTAGTCAACAATGACAACCCAGTTGATACACTAACAATGGAAGAGATTAAAGGGATTTACACAGGAGAAATAACTAATTGGAGCCAGCTTGGTGGCGATGATGTTGAAATTGGAATGTATTCAAGAGATACAAGTTCAGGAACCTATGTCTTTTTTAGAGATTTTGTCCTGATGGGAGAAGATTTTTCAGAAGATGCTAACTTAATGCCATCGACTCAGGCGATAGTAGAAGGGGTCATTCAAGATACCGGTGGAATTGGCTATGTAGGCATGGGCTATCTTTCAGAAGAAACCAAAACAGTAACCGTTGTTGAAAACGATGAAGAATATGTTCCTGGTCAAGCAGGTTATCCTGTGGCAAGACCGTTACACTTATATACGGCAGGTGAACCTACTGGAGCAATGAAAGAATATGTTGATTTTATTCTAAGTGACGAAGGTCAAGAAGTGGTAGCAAATATTGGGTTTATCCCGCTGAACTAA
- the pnpS gene encoding two-component system histidine kinase PnpS — MKVLKRKIFWSFLVILLISSTLIGFLSVNLVNRSYTNELEKRLLSNAQLIATMIRSDELDPASNSFQQAMKEMAEVGEVRITIIDSTGKVLTDTRSEAYKMDNHLDRPEVHVALVGKEQERIVRYSHTTDQEMLYVAFPVKLNNSVAYAVRLSMDLSEIEILTRNIVRYIAISTLFGLLIAILLGSKLIDKMIDSIKALVNMTKQISEGDYERRIYLTNDDELAELAEHFNHMADKLNRLITQLSESNSRFQALLASINNPIIAVDPKEKVTLMNVAAEKLFNVSLDDIKGHHLLEVIRNNELDELIKRSLKERTENQFEINLKVPEEKIFRVYTNLIYQEEDPIKVMGLVILIDDITEIRKLEKIRSEFVTNVTHELKTPLTSISGFVETLKSGEIEDEETQKRFLEIIEIETERLTRLINDILTLSEIENIKNKDSKSMFNPSRALKEVESMMRPMASVKGIEFYFEIPGKLSCIKGNEDRMKQMMINLIDNAIKYTPNGGKISFIIYERYGQLVLRVKDTGIGIPEKDIPRLFERFYRVDKARSKKMGGTGLGLAIVKHIVISMAGKIKVHSAGPGKGTEFVISLPLHQ, encoded by the coding sequence GTGAAGGTATTGAAACGTAAAATATTTTGGTCGTTTTTAGTCATTTTATTGATTAGCTCAACGCTTATTGGATTTTTGTCTGTTAATCTAGTAAATAGAAGCTACACAAATGAACTGGAAAAACGATTATTATCCAATGCACAGCTTATTGCAACGATGATCCGATCAGATGAGTTGGATCCAGCGTCAAATTCCTTTCAACAGGCTATGAAAGAGATGGCGGAAGTAGGGGAAGTGAGAATAACCATTATTGACAGTACTGGTAAAGTGTTAACCGATACCAGGTCTGAAGCTTATAAAATGGATAACCATCTTGACAGACCGGAAGTTCACGTTGCGTTAGTAGGTAAAGAACAGGAAAGAATTGTAAGGTACAGCCACACGACTGATCAGGAGATGCTGTACGTTGCATTCCCGGTTAAATTGAATAACAGCGTAGCCTATGCTGTCCGACTATCCATGGATTTATCTGAAATTGAAATACTGACCAGAAACATTGTAAGATATATTGCTATTTCAACGTTATTTGGACTATTAATTGCCATTCTTCTAGGCTCTAAATTGATCGATAAGATGATTGATAGCATCAAAGCTTTAGTAAATATGACCAAACAGATTTCAGAAGGAGATTACGAAAGACGAATTTATCTTACTAATGATGATGAATTGGCAGAACTAGCTGAGCATTTTAACCATATGGCGGACAAGTTGAACAGGCTCATTACCCAGCTTTCTGAAAGTAATTCCAGGTTTCAAGCACTATTGGCCAGTATTAATAATCCGATTATTGCTGTTGATCCAAAAGAAAAGGTTACGCTGATGAATGTGGCTGCCGAAAAACTTTTTAATGTTTCATTAGATGATATTAAAGGACATCATCTCTTGGAGGTGATTCGCAATAATGAACTGGACGAACTTATTAAGAGATCGTTGAAAGAACGTACAGAAAATCAGTTTGAAATTAATCTCAAAGTTCCTGAAGAAAAAATCTTTCGTGTATATACGAATCTGATTTATCAAGAAGAAGATCCGATAAAAGTAATGGGACTAGTGATTTTGATTGACGATATTACAGAGATAAGAAAACTGGAAAAAATTCGTTCAGAATTTGTTACAAATGTGACACATGAGCTGAAAACACCATTGACCTCTATTAGTGGCTTTGTTGAAACTTTGAAATCTGGTGAGATTGAAGATGAAGAAACTCAAAAACGTTTTCTCGAAATCATAGAGATAGAAACAGAGAGGTTAACAAGACTAATTAACGATATCTTAACACTTTCAGAAATTGAAAACATTAAGAATAAAGATAGTAAGAGTATGTTTAATCCGTCAAGAGCATTAAAAGAGGTTGAAAGTATGATGAGACCCATGGCTTCTGTAAAGGGGATAGAATTTTATTTTGAAATTCCTGGAAAATTGTCATGTATCAAGGGGAATGAAGACAGAATGAAGCAAATGATGATTAATCTGATTGATAATGCCATTAAATACACACCGAATGGTGGCAAAATCAGCTTCATTATCTATGAGCGGTATGGACAACTGGTACTGAGAGTAAAAGATACGGGAATTGGAATACCGGAAAAAGATATTCCTAGACTGTTTGAAAGGTTTTATCGGGTTGATAAAGCAAGATCAAAAAAAATGGGCGGAACAGGACTTGGGTTAGCTATTGTAAAACATATTGTTATATCCATGGCCGGTAAAATAAAAGTGCATAGTGCAGGTCCGGGAAAGGGAACTGAATTTGTCATATCCTTACCATTGCATCAATAA
- a CDS encoding response regulator transcription factor, with product MGQSSKTILVVDDEENILELIRFNLERSGYHVLVAGNGSEALNVLDNRPVDLVVLDLMLPDIDGVEICKTIRKSEKHSNLPIIMLTAKSEEIDRILGLELGADDYMTKPFSVKELAARIKTILRRVENTNQGDSKKLIIKNLEIDLIRHEVRVKGDLVELTLKEYDLLKILMSNKGKVLSRNYLLDEVWGYDYFGETRTVDVHIRNIRKKIGDDGLEEYIETVRGVGYKIG from the coding sequence ATGGGACAGAGTAGCAAAACCATTCTTGTCGTAGATGACGAAGAAAATATTTTAGAATTGATACGCTTTAATCTTGAGCGATCAGGATACCATGTTCTAGTGGCTGGCAACGGTTCAGAAGCTTTAAATGTACTAGACAACAGGCCTGTTGATCTTGTCGTATTAGATTTAATGCTGCCGGATATTGACGGTGTAGAAATATGTAAAACGATTAGAAAGTCTGAAAAGCATTCGAACCTTCCTATTATTATGCTTACGGCAAAATCAGAAGAAATCGATCGCATACTTGGCCTAGAGCTTGGTGCTGACGATTATATGACAAAACCATTTAGTGTAAAGGAGCTGGCCGCAAGGATTAAAACAATCTTAAGAAGAGTAGAGAATACGAATCAAGGCGATAGTAAAAAGCTAATTATCAAAAATCTTGAGATTGATTTGATCAGGCACGAGGTTAGAGTAAAAGGTGACCTAGTAGAACTAACTCTAAAGGAGTATGATTTGCTTAAAATATTAATGAGTAACAAAGGGAAAGTTTTATCAAGGAATTATTTATTGGATGAAGTCTGGGGATACGACTACTTTGGAGAAACGCGGACCGTGGATGTTCATATTCGAAATATCCGAAAAAAAATAGGCGATGATGGTTTGGAAGAATATATTGAAACGGTGCGTGGCGTTGGGTATAAAATAGGCTAA
- a CDS encoding metal-sensitive transcriptional regulator, protein MEDTARKDLIKRLKTIRGHIQGVEKMIEENKECDAVMQQITAIKSSVEKVGWILIKDHAAECIIKNPSDREEVNRTIHKIAQFLK, encoded by the coding sequence TTGGAAGATACAGCAAGAAAAGACCTTATTAAACGATTAAAAACAATCAGAGGTCATATACAAGGTGTGGAAAAAATGATCGAAGAGAACAAAGAATGTGACGCAGTAATGCAACAAATAACCGCCATTAAGTCTTCTGTCGAAAAAGTTGGGTGGATATTAATAAAAGATCATGCCGCTGAATGCATTATAAAAAACCCATCGGATCGTGAAGAAGTAAATCGAACGATTCATAAAATTGCTCAGTTCTTAAAATAA
- the rd gene encoding rubredoxin, whose protein sequence is MEKYVCMPCGYVYDPEAGDPDSGVDAGTAFEDVPEDWVCPVCGVGKDMFEPEN, encoded by the coding sequence ATGGAAAAATATGTATGTATGCCATGTGGATATGTTTATGATCCAGAGGCTGGAGATCCTGATTCTGGCGTAGATGCTGGTACTGCATTTGAAGATGTGCCTGAAGATTGGGTATGTCCTGTATGTGGTGTTGGTAAAGATATGTTTGAACCAGAAAACTAA
- the yihA gene encoding ribosome biogenesis GTP-binding protein YihA/YsxC: MKIKEASFIGSFVKPEQFPEDIVPEIALAGRSNVGKSSLINTLLGRKKLAKTSGTPGKTRTINFYRINQHFFLVDLPGYGYAKVSKKERHSWGKMIENYLAERENLREVVLLVDIRHDPSEDDRIMYEWIRNQGYGHLVVATKADKLSKSRQMQQIRRIKTKLAMPEDATIIPFSSLKKTGMEAVWDLLKIHLEA, encoded by the coding sequence ATGAAAATTAAGGAAGCATCGTTTATTGGAAGTTTTGTAAAACCAGAGCAATTTCCAGAAGATATAGTACCGGAAATTGCTCTGGCGGGAAGATCTAACGTAGGAAAGTCTTCTCTGATTAACACATTATTAGGACGAAAAAAATTAGCGAAAACCAGCGGGACGCCTGGTAAAACAAGAACCATTAATTTCTATCGCATTAACCAGCATTTTTTTCTTGTTGACTTACCAGGGTATGGTTATGCAAAGGTATCAAAAAAGGAACGTCATTCCTGGGGAAAGATGATAGAAAACTATTTAGCTGAACGGGAAAACTTGCGGGAAGTTGTATTACTGGTAGATATACGGCATGACCCTTCGGAAGATGATCGTATCATGTATGAATGGATACGAAACCAAGGGTATGGTCATTTAGTAGTAGCGACAAAAGCGGATAAACTATCCAAATCCCGTCAAATGCAACAGATAAGAAGAATAAAAACAAAGTTAGCAATGCCGGAAGATGCAACGATTATTCCTTTTTCTTCCCTAAAAAAAACAGGTATGGAAGCAGTATGGGACTTGCTTAAAATACATTTAGAAGCATAA